CTCCAAAAGACTTAATACCAGTTTAGCACTATCATAATCAAGGGCACCTGTAGGCTCGTCACAAAGTATCACAGAGGGTTTTTTAACAATAGCCCTCGCTATGGCAACCCTCTGCTGCTGCCCACCTGAAAGCTCAAAAGGAAATTTGTTTTTTTCTGATTCCACGTCCACCATCTTTAAGATCTGGTCAACATCCAAAGGATTCGAACTTAAGACAGCACTGGCAAGGACATTTTCGTACACAGTAAGGCCATTTACGAGGTTGTAAAACTGGAATACAAAGCCCACCTTCTGGCGGCGGTATTGGGTGAGCTCCTTTTGACTCATCCTTGTAACCTCTTTTCCATCCACAAACACGCTTCCCTCTTGAGCTACATCAATCCCACCGAGTATGTTAAAAAGCGTCGTCTTGCCAGAACCAGATGGACCGATAACTGTATAAATTTTGCCCTTCTCAAGCTCAAAACTCACTCCATCTAAGGCTCGTATCTCATTTCCTCCTGCCTTGTAGACTTTAGTGAGGTTTTCCACCTTTATAAACATGCTCACCATCTCCTAAAATTTGAATATATATTAATCCAGTCTCTTTCTGAACCTCAGTACCGCAGCAGTTAAAAGGATTATTCCCATGGCAACAATTGCATAAATCTGCGGCATAAGTATGGAAGCATGTACCCCTTTTATGATTATTCCCCTTAATATCACCAGAAAATATGTCAATGGGAATATATCACTTATAGCTCTTACTACCATAGGCATCTGCTCGCGGGGAAATATAAAACCCGACAATATAATGGTAGGCAGCAAAGTCAAGAAAGCTCCTTGCATAGCCTGGGTTTGGGTTTTTGCAACCGTGGATATCAATATGCCTATTGCCAGGGAACAGATCACAAAGGCAAATCCTAAAGTGAGAAGCAGATACACATTGCCATTAATAGGGACATGAAACCAGTACACGCTCAACGCCAGCACCATTAAAAAATCTGTATACCCTATGACCACATAAGGTATAAGTTTCCCTATCATCAACTCAGCGGATTTCACAGGTGTGAAGATAAGCTGTTCCATGGTCCCCCTCTCTTTTTCCCTGACCAGAGCAAAAGCTGTAAAGATAACTGTTATATTTTGAATAACCAGGCCCAGCAAACCAGGTATTGTAAAGTTCAAGGTGTTCAATTCAGGATTGTACTCCACTTTGGTCCTCAAATCTATACCAGATGATACAAAATGCAGTCCTCTTTTAAACAGGTCTCCCCTTACCTTATTATTGAAAAAGGATTGAGCCACCATAACCCCGCTGGATAAAGCCGTCCGCGCTGTGGTAGGATCCGAGCCATCTATTTTCAAAAGCACGGGTATTGTTTTTTCTTTGTACATTGAAAAATCAGGAGGTATGACCAAAGCAGCGCGAACTTTTCCTCTGTCAAGTAGGAGGTTTAGTTCTTCCATGCTGTCCACGAAATAATCAGGGTCAAAGTAAAGGGAATTTTTGTACGCCTTTATGAAATCCCTGCTCTGTTGCGTTTTGCTCTGGTCTAAAACAGCCATAGGTATGTGTTCCACCTCTGTCGCTACAGCGTACGCAAAAAGCAGCAACATGACCAGAGGCATAACCAGCGATATGATGAGGCTGGGTCTATCTCTTTTTATCTGGATAAACTCTTTCTTCATAATAGCGTAAAGCCTATGCACGTCCATACCACATCATCCCTTCACAAATTTCACAAAAACATCTTCAAGGCTATTTAATTTATTTGAACTCTTTATTTCAGCAGGGGTACCAAAAGCCATAAGCCTTCCATCAAGCATGAATGCCACGTAGTCGCATATCTCAGCTTCATCCATGTAATGGGTCGTAACCAAAACCGATAACCCTTTCAAGGACAAGTTTTTGATAATATTCCAGAACATCCTCCGGGAAAGGGGATCCACTCCTGATGTGGGCTCATCCAGTATAAGAAGTTTTGGGCTATGGAGCAGGGCGCACCCCAGAGCGAGGCGTTGTTTCCACCCTCCAGATAGCGTTGATACCAACTGCTTCTCTCTGCCTTTTAAGTCCGCCATCTCAATAATTTCCTTTTCCTTTTCAGCCATTTCTCTTTTGCCAAGCCCATAAATACTGGAATAAAAATCCAAATTTTCTTTTACAGTAAGATCTTCGTAAAGGCTGAACTTTTGAGACATGTACCCAATGGATTTTT
The genomic region above belongs to Caldanaerobius polysaccharolyticus DSM 13641 and contains:
- a CDS encoding ABC transporter ATP-binding protein, with the protein product MFIKVENLTKVYKAGGNEIRALDGVSFELEKGKIYTVIGPSGSGKTTLFNILGGIDVAQEGSVFVDGKEVTRMSQKELTQYRRQKVGFVFQFYNLVNGLTVYENVLASAVLSSNPLDVDQILKMVDVESEKNKFPFELSGGQQQRVAIARAIVKKPSVILCDEPTGALDYDSAKLVLSLLEKINEEFNTTILIITHNLAISRMAHATLRLRSGKLVEFAQNPGKISAKEVVW
- a CDS encoding ABC transporter permease, encoding MDVHRLYAIMKKEFIQIKRDRPSLIISLVMPLVMLLLFAYAVATEVEHIPMAVLDQSKTQQSRDFIKAYKNSLYFDPDYFVDSMEELNLLLDRGKVRAALVIPPDFSMYKEKTIPVLLKIDGSDPTTARTALSSGVMVAQSFFNNKVRGDLFKRGLHFVSSGIDLRTKVEYNPELNTLNFTIPGLLGLVIQNITVIFTAFALVREKERGTMEQLIFTPVKSAELMIGKLIPYVVIGYTDFLMVLALSVYWFHVPINGNVYLLLTLGFAFVICSLAIGILISTVAKTQTQAMQGAFLTLLPTIILSGFIFPREQMPMVVRAISDIFPLTYFLVILRGIIIKGVHASILMPQIYAIVAMGIILLTAAVLRFRKRLD
- a CDS encoding ABC transporter ATP-binding protein — translated: MEYVIELENLTKRFGNIVAVDNLSIKVPTGKIFGLLGPNGSGKSTTIRMICGIIRPTSGGGSVIGYDIEKDAEKIKKSIGYMSQKFSLYEDLTVKENLDFYSSIYGLGKREMAEKEKEIIEMADLKGREKQLVSTLSGGWKQRLALGCALLHSPKLLILDEPTSGVDPLSRRMFWNIIKNLSLKGLSVLVTTHYMDEAEICDYVAFMLDGRLMAFGTPAEIKSSNKLNSLEDVFVKFVKG